The Pontibacillus halophilus JSM 076056 = DSM 19796 genome has a segment encoding these proteins:
- a CDS encoding amidohydrolase, with translation MQTVYYGGSILTMEGEDMYVEALLVEGGVIRKRGSLDSINDVVDGPVEYVNLEGQTLMPSFIDPHSHAFYVGPVSQMADLSECESFENVVETLQAYIKENSLSTDDTVIGFGYDPTVMKEGLHPTKEVLDRVSSNPIFVMHASAHMGCANQAALDIAGIGASTEELEGGTIGRVEGSMEPNGYLEETNMMVMQQALTNGNNMGQIAMSTFEDGQHLYIRNGITTVQDGASTKDTIQLGKALASAGELEVDVVAYPLMDDNSRELVKENKEYVNQYHNRYKIGGYKTFLDGTPQGKTAWLSEPYEGEDSYCGIAWYKDEVVEGQALEAVKDGMQLLTHCNGDRAADQLLNSYEKAVVDTGVTEDLRPVMIHCQTTREDQLDRMAELSMIPSIFVDHTYYWGDVHVKNLGKERGERISPARTAFDKGLVVNFHQDAPVVKPNMLQTIWSAVNRVSRTGAIIGESERVTVYEALKAVTINAAYMYKEEGLKGTLEEGKLADLVILNQNPLKVNPMSIKDITVTQTIKEGKTLYKVGQGDR, from the coding sequence ATGCAGACGGTGTATTATGGTGGAAGTATTCTTACAATGGAAGGGGAAGACATGTATGTGGAAGCCCTATTGGTTGAAGGTGGAGTGATCCGTAAGAGGGGAAGTCTAGATTCAATCAATGATGTGGTGGACGGTCCGGTTGAATATGTGAATCTAGAGGGTCAGACGTTAATGCCTTCATTCATTGACCCTCATAGTCACGCATTCTATGTTGGACCGGTTTCACAAATGGCAGATTTAAGTGAGTGCGAGAGTTTCGAGAATGTTGTGGAAACCCTCCAAGCTTATATTAAGGAGAATAGCTTGAGTACCGATGACACAGTCATTGGGTTTGGGTATGATCCTACTGTAATGAAAGAAGGGCTTCATCCTACCAAAGAGGTGTTGGACCGCGTTTCTAGCAACCCAATTTTCGTTATGCATGCTTCTGCTCATATGGGGTGTGCGAATCAAGCGGCATTAGACATTGCGGGGATTGGTGCCTCTACAGAAGAACTAGAAGGCGGAACGATTGGTCGAGTGGAAGGTAGCATGGAGCCAAATGGGTATTTGGAAGAAACGAACATGATGGTGATGCAACAAGCTTTGACAAATGGTAATAACATGGGGCAAATCGCCATGTCCACATTTGAAGATGGTCAACACCTTTACATACGAAATGGAATTACGACCGTGCAAGATGGGGCTTCGACTAAAGATACGATTCAGCTTGGAAAAGCCTTGGCTTCAGCGGGGGAATTAGAAGTGGATGTTGTGGCCTATCCCTTAATGGATGACAATTCTAGAGAGCTTGTCAAAGAGAACAAGGAGTATGTAAATCAGTACCACAATCGTTATAAAATTGGGGGATACAAAACCTTTCTAGATGGGACTCCCCAAGGGAAAACAGCTTGGCTCTCAGAACCCTATGAAGGGGAGGATTCTTACTGCGGCATTGCATGGTACAAGGATGAGGTAGTGGAAGGTCAGGCATTAGAAGCGGTGAAAGATGGCATGCAATTGCTTACCCATTGTAACGGAGATCGAGCAGCAGATCAGTTGTTGAATAGTTATGAAAAAGCTGTGGTGGATACTGGTGTGACAGAAGATTTACGACCTGTCATGATCCATTGTCAGACCACAAGAGAAGACCAACTTGACCGAATGGCTGAACTCTCTATGATTCCGTCGATTTTTGTAGACCATACGTACTACTGGGGAGATGTTCATGTCAAGAATTTAGGTAAAGAACGTGGTGAACGCATAAGTCCCGCTAGAACAGCTTTCGACAAGGGATTGGTCGTGAATTTTCACCAAGACGCTCCGGTAGTTAAGCCCAACATGCTACAAACCATTTGGAGTGCAGTCAATCGAGTGAGTCGAACAGGTGCAATTATTGGTGAGAGTGAGCGGGTTACTGTATATGAAGCCTTAAAAGCCGTCACCATTAACGCAGCTTATATGTACAAGGAAGAAGGGTTGAAAGGTACTCTCGAAGAAGGGAAACTAGCGGACCTAGTTATCCTAAACCAGAACCCATTAAAAGTAAATCCAATGTCCATCAAAGACATCACCGTCACCCAAACCATTAAAGAAGGAAAGACACTATACAAAGTGGGACAGGGGGACAGGTAA
- a CDS encoding ABC-F family ATP-binding cassette domain-containing protein: protein MSLLTVKNLSHGFGDRAIFEDVSFRLLKGEHIGLIGANGEGKSTFMNIITGKLEPDAGKIQWSKRVRIGYLDQHADLQQGMSIRDVLRTAFQYLFDMETEMNNMFAKMGEVEPEELEELLEETGRIQDELTNNDFYIIDAKVEEVGNGLGLNEIGFDRDVHDLSGGQRTKVLLAKLLLEKPDILLLDEPTNYLDVEHIEWLRTYLQQYENAFILISHDIPFLNSVVNLIYHMENQELTRYPGDYDEFLSVYEMKKQQKEAAFKKQQKEIANLKDFVARNKANAATSKMAMSRQKKLDKMDVIELDSEKPKPTFNFKQARTPGKYLFETKDLVIGYDEPLSRPLNLSMERGQKIALSGANGIGKTTLLKSILGEIQPVSGDVQLGEHLHIGYFEQELKETSQNTCIEEVWEEFRHFTQYEVRAALARCGLTKKHIESKVQVLSGGEKAKVRLCKLINKETNLLVLDEPTNHLDVDAKEELKRALKEYKGSVLLISHEPDFYKDIVTETWNCEDWTTKVF from the coding sequence ATGAGCTTACTCACAGTAAAGAACCTCAGTCATGGATTTGGGGATCGTGCAATATTTGAAGATGTATCTTTCCGCCTGCTGAAAGGCGAGCATATTGGGCTAATTGGCGCAAATGGCGAAGGAAAGTCAACCTTTATGAATATTATTACCGGCAAGTTGGAACCGGACGCTGGCAAGATTCAATGGTCGAAGCGTGTCCGCATCGGGTATCTTGACCAGCACGCTGATTTGCAGCAAGGCATGAGCATTCGTGATGTGCTGCGTACTGCGTTCCAATACTTGTTTGATATGGAAACAGAAATGAACAACATGTTTGCGAAAATGGGCGAAGTCGAGCCAGAGGAATTAGAAGAACTACTCGAGGAGACAGGGCGCATTCAAGACGAATTGACGAACAACGACTTTTACATCATTGATGCTAAAGTTGAAGAAGTAGGAAACGGTCTTGGCTTGAATGAGATTGGGTTCGACCGCGATGTCCACGACTTGAGTGGCGGTCAACGTACGAAAGTACTGTTGGCTAAATTATTACTTGAAAAGCCAGACATTCTACTACTTGATGAGCCAACGAACTACTTGGACGTCGAGCATATTGAATGGCTTCGCACTTATTTGCAGCAGTATGAGAACGCATTTATATTGATCTCCCACGACATTCCATTCCTAAATAGTGTCGTCAACCTCATATATCATATGGAAAACCAAGAACTCACTCGCTATCCAGGCGACTATGACGAGTTCTTGAGTGTCTATGAGATGAAGAAGCAGCAGAAAGAAGCCGCGTTTAAGAAGCAACAGAAGGAAATCGCCAACTTGAAGGACTTCGTTGCCAGAAACAAGGCAAACGCAGCCACGAGTAAGATGGCGATGTCCCGACAGAAGAAACTTGATAAGATGGACGTTATCGAACTCGATTCAGAGAAGCCAAAGCCTACGTTTAACTTTAAGCAAGCACGTACACCAGGCAAGTATCTATTCGAAACGAAAGACTTGGTAATCGGCTATGACGAACCACTCTCCCGTCCGTTGAACTTATCCATGGAGCGCGGACAAAAGATTGCTCTTTCTGGCGCGAACGGAATCGGGAAAACGACCCTATTAAAAAGTATCTTAGGCGAAATTCAACCTGTATCAGGCGATGTACAGCTGGGTGAACACTTGCATATAGGCTATTTCGAACAAGAATTGAAAGAGACGAGTCAGAATACGTGTATTGAAGAAGTGTGGGAGGAATTCCGTCACTTCACACAATATGAAGTTCGCGCAGCCCTCGCTCGTTGCGGCCTCACGAAGAAGCACATTGAAAGTAAAGTGCAAGTGCTGAGCGGAGGCGAAAAGGCAAAAGTTCGCCTTTGCAAACTGATTAACAAAGAAACCAATCTTCTCGTACTTGACGAACCGACGAATCACCTTGACGTTGATGCGAAAGAAGAGTTAAAACGCGCGCTTAAAGAATATAAAGGCAGCGTCTTGCTCATCTCCCACGAACCTGATTTCTACAAAGACATCGTAACGGAAACGTGGAACTGCGAAGACTGGACGACAAAAGTATTTTAA
- a CDS encoding transposase: MWKAGNFAFMLEVYSLLASTYHLPQIERSTPLPRTPRKKSRTGIYHVIIRGVNRQTIFENREDRAMYVRTLARYKKKSKFELYSYCLMNNHVHLLVKEVDEPISVVMKRLNSSYVHNYNVKYDRVGHLFQERFKSECVEDRDYFMTLLRYIHQNPLKAGVVKSVWDSPWTSVHEYISIPKYVDVDRALKVIGKDRKDAIARFISLMEEVVDDSCMEYMDTVRLSDEEIREYLVQLGVANSSILQRMNVTERNHILVELSSLKGASYRQLERVTGISKSVIQRLKRRDSLPVPLSLHHQSNHTE, from the coding sequence ATGTGGAAGGCAGGGAACTTTGCCTTCATGCTAGAAGTATATAGCTTGTTAGCTTCCACGTACCACCTACCCCAAATTGAGAGGAGCACCCCCTTGCCTAGAACCCCTCGGAAGAAAAGCCGCACTGGCATTTACCATGTTATTATCAGAGGCGTTAATCGCCAAACGATTTTTGAGAATCGTGAGGATAGGGCGATGTATGTAAGGACGTTGGCGCGTTACAAGAAGAAAAGTAAGTTTGAGCTATACAGTTACTGTCTCATGAATAATCATGTCCATCTGCTCGTGAAGGAGGTGGACGAGCCGATTTCAGTTGTGATGAAGCGGTTAAATTCGAGTTATGTTCATAACTACAATGTGAAATATGACCGTGTGGGCCATTTGTTTCAAGAGCGGTTCAAAAGTGAATGTGTGGAGGATCGTGACTATTTTATGACGCTGCTAAGGTACATCCATCAGAACCCTTTAAAGGCCGGAGTAGTGAAAAGTGTGTGGGACTCGCCATGGACGAGTGTGCATGAGTACATTAGTATTCCGAAGTATGTAGATGTTGACCGTGCTCTGAAAGTGATCGGTAAAGATCGAAAGGATGCCATTGCTAGATTTATTTCGCTAATGGAAGAGGTGGTGGATGACAGCTGTATGGAATACATGGACACGGTCAGACTATCGGACGAAGAAATAAGAGAGTATCTAGTACAACTTGGCGTGGCGAATAGTAGTATACTTCAGAGGATGAACGTGACGGAGCGTAATCATATTCTAGTGGAACTTTCCTCATTAAAGGGAGCTTCATACCGGCAATTAGAGAGGGTAACTGGAATCTCGAAAAGTGTAATTCAACGTCTGAAGAGGAGGGACAGTTTACCTGTCCCTCTGTCCCTACATCATCAGAGTAATCACACCGAATAG
- a CDS encoding M50 family metallopeptidase, producing MKRSPFTNYLVTIGTLFVISIMILLLLPYYSKIIILLWCGLIIYYISLFLHELGHIVMGYHNKWKFLFLSIGPISLSNSTGRLTIEKNVFGNYLGGFAGVAPPITSRPKRKSFLLFYAGGPLTSLLFFVIGLVFWLNYDTLYLFFFMIFNLILFVTSALPYKEADGGNIVDLIKDPTVTERYTLALQVTGEMLTSKRPKEWDETLIHLCEAFTEDYFEDFPNLYMFLFYYYYDYGNLSKAITFIETYLKNSPNDGDKLTTGLFYSVFLSHKFIFDRHYVESVDIDRSFLQHVSKVDSVNYYRVKAIQAYLRNDIENTELALEKSEKSLTFLKALSIYRVEKQLTQSVRNEMKLS from the coding sequence ATGAAGCGATCTCCATTTACAAACTATCTTGTAACAATCGGTACTCTTTTTGTAATTTCCATTATGATTCTATTATTACTTCCGTATTATAGTAAAATCATTATTCTACTATGGTGCGGTCTAATTATCTATTATATTAGCCTTTTTCTCCATGAATTAGGCCACATAGTGATGGGTTATCACAACAAATGGAAATTTCTATTTCTCTCTATTGGGCCAATCTCACTATCTAATTCAACTGGAAGATTAACCATAGAAAAGAATGTATTTGGGAATTATCTTGGTGGATTTGCTGGTGTAGCTCCACCTATAACGTCAAGACCTAAGCGGAAGAGCTTTCTCCTTTTTTATGCTGGTGGGCCATTAACTAGTTTATTGTTTTTTGTAATTGGTTTAGTATTCTGGCTAAATTATGATACACTTTATCTCTTTTTCTTTATGATCTTCAATCTGATCTTATTTGTGACATCTGCACTGCCATATAAGGAAGCGGATGGTGGGAATATAGTAGACCTCATTAAAGATCCAACTGTAACCGAACGATATACATTAGCATTACAGGTTACAGGGGAGATGTTAACAAGTAAAAGGCCAAAAGAATGGGATGAAACGTTAATCCATCTATGTGAAGCTTTTACGGAAGACTACTTTGAAGATTTCCCTAATTTATATATGTTTCTTTTCTATTACTATTATGATTATGGCAATCTATCTAAGGCAATTACGTTTATTGAAACGTATCTAAAGAATAGTCCAAACGATGGTGATAAATTAACTACGGGTCTCTTTTATAGTGTATTTCTATCTCACAAATTCATCTTCGATCGACACTATGTAGAGTCAGTGGATATTGATCGTAGCTTTCTTCAACATGTATCGAAAGTGGATTCTGTCAACTACTACCGGGTGAAAGCCATTCAAGCTTATTTGCGAAACGACATAGAAAATACAGAATTGGCACTCGAAAAATCAGAAAAATCGTTAACTTTCTTAAAAGCCTTAAGTATATATAGAGTAGAAAAGCAATTGACCCAATCAGTAAGAAATGAGATGAAACTAAGTTAG